Proteins from a genomic interval of Yoonia sp. GPGPB17:
- the araD gene encoding L-arabinonate dehydratase, which produces MAFKPAKWPRKLRSQEWFGGSSKDAIYHRSWMKNQGLPADLLDGRPVVGICNTWSELTPCNAHLRDLAERVKFGIYEAGGFPVEFPVFSPAESSLRPTAMMFRNLCAMDVEEAIRGMSMDGVVLLATSCDKTTPALLMGAASVDLLTIVVSGGPMLNGMFHGERVGSGTHLWKFSEAVRAGTMTAEEFVEAEASMSRSPGSCNTMGTASTMASMAEALGMALSGNAAIPAVDSRRRVMAHLTGRRIVDMVKDDLKPSDVMTKEAFENAIRTNAAIGGSTNAVIHLLAMAGRTKGVELTLDDWDRLGRDVPTIVNLMPSGKYLMEEFFYAGGLPVVIKRLGEAGLLHKDALTVSGGSMWDEVKHVKNWNEDVILPVEKALTQSGGIAVLRGNLAPGGAVIKPSAATSELMQHTGRAVVFEDIDDYKARINDDDLDIDETCVMVLKNCGPRGYPGMAEVGNMGLPPKILKKGITDMVRISDARMSGTAFGTVVLHTSPEAAVGGPLAVVRDGDMIELDVAGRRIHLDITDEELASRMAEWTAEKSGANPRPESGYAMLYHDRVMGADTGADFDFLVGHRGNAVGKEAH; this is translated from the coding sequence ATGGCATTCAAGCCCGCGAAGTGGCCCCGCAAGCTGCGGTCTCAGGAATGGTTCGGGGGGTCGTCAAAGGACGCGATCTATCACCGGTCATGGATGAAGAACCAGGGTTTGCCAGCCGATTTGCTGGACGGGCGACCTGTCGTGGGGATTTGCAATACGTGGTCAGAGCTGACGCCTTGCAATGCGCATCTGCGCGATCTGGCCGAAAGGGTGAAGTTCGGGATTTACGAGGCGGGTGGTTTTCCGGTCGAGTTCCCGGTGTTCTCGCCAGCGGAGTCAAGCCTGCGCCCGACCGCGATGATGTTCCGCAACCTGTGCGCCATGGACGTCGAAGAGGCGATACGGGGTATGTCGATGGATGGTGTCGTGCTGCTGGCTACGAGCTGCGACAAGACCACGCCTGCGCTATTGATGGGTGCTGCCTCTGTCGATCTGCTTACAATCGTCGTTTCTGGCGGCCCGATGCTCAACGGGATGTTCCATGGTGAACGGGTGGGCTCTGGTACACATCTTTGGAAATTCTCTGAAGCGGTCCGCGCTGGCACCATGACTGCGGAAGAGTTCGTCGAGGCTGAGGCTTCCATGTCTCGCTCACCTGGTTCCTGTAACACGATGGGCACCGCCAGCACGATGGCCTCTATGGCCGAGGCGCTGGGCATGGCTTTGTCCGGCAATGCCGCAATTCCAGCTGTTGATAGCCGCCGCCGGGTGATGGCGCATCTGACGGGGCGGCGCATTGTGGATATGGTGAAGGATGACCTAAAGCCGTCTGATGTGATGACGAAAGAAGCGTTTGAAAACGCCATTCGCACGAATGCCGCGATTGGCGGGTCGACAAACGCCGTTATTCACCTTTTGGCCATGGCGGGTCGCACCAAGGGGGTTGAGCTAACACTGGACGATTGGGATCGCTTGGGGCGTGATGTGCCGACAATCGTGAACCTGATGCCATCGGGCAAATACCTGATGGAAGAATTCTTCTATGCGGGTGGATTGCCTGTCGTCATCAAACGGTTGGGCGAAGCGGGTCTGCTTCACAAGGATGCGCTTACCGTGTCAGGCGGGTCTATGTGGGACGAAGTCAAGCACGTCAAGAACTGGAATGAGGACGTGATCCTGCCGGTTGAAAAGGCGCTGACCCAATCGGGTGGCATCGCCGTTCTGCGCGGCAATCTGGCCCCGGGCGGTGCCGTGATCAAGCCCTCTGCCGCGACGTCTGAACTGATGCAGCACACAGGCCGCGCCGTCGTGTTTGAGGACATTGACGACTACAAAGCGCGGATCAACGATGATGATCTGGATATCGACGAAACCTGCGTGATGGTTCTGAAAAACTGTGGCCCGCGCGGGTATCCGGGCATGGCCGAGGTTGGGAACATGGGGCTGCCGCCGAAGATCCTAAAGAAAGGGATCACAGACATGGTGCGGATTTCCGATGCGCGTATGTCGGGCACCGCCTTCGGCACGGTCGTATTGCACACCTCGCCAGAGGCCGCCGTAGGTGGCCCACTGGCCGTGGTGCGTGATGGCGACATGATTGAGCTAGACGTTGCAGGTCGCCGTATCCATCTGGATATCACCGATGAAGAACTCGCGTCCCGTATGGCAGAATGGACCGCCGAAAAATCTGGGGCCAATCCACGCCCGGAAAGCGGCTATGCCATGCTCTACCATGACCGTGTGATGGGCGCAGACACAGGCGCAGATTTCGATTTCCTCGTCGGTCACCGCGGCAATGCCGTTGGCAAGGAAGCCCACTGA
- a CDS encoding SDR family oxidoreductase, with protein sequence MTKTLLSFGHGYSARALSRLLLPQDWRIIGTTRSEDKAPRLMNEGIEPRIWPGADMIPALNAATHLLISAAPGDAGDPVLAELREEIMQRADQFEWVGYLSTTGVYGDHQGDWVDENTPLTPATKRGIARVEAEAAWSSIPDLPLHIFRLVSIYGPGRGPFSKVRNGTARRIIKKGQVFSRTHVADIARVLAASINKPNPGAAYNVCDNDPAPPEDVIAYAAELLGQPIPEAVDFETAEMTPMARSFYAESKKVRNDRIKDELGVELLYPDYKSGLKALLAQEIGA encoded by the coding sequence ATGACCAAGACACTGCTTTCCTTTGGCCACGGTTATAGCGCCCGCGCTCTGTCTCGCCTGTTGCTCCCACAGGATTGGCGCATCATTGGCACTACGCGATCCGAAGACAAAGCACCGCGCCTGATGAACGAAGGGATCGAACCGCGCATCTGGCCGGGGGCCGATATGATCCCGGCACTGAATGCAGCAACGCATTTGCTGATCTCGGCGGCGCCGGGTGATGCAGGCGATCCGGTGTTGGCGGAACTGCGCGAAGAGATCATGCAGCGCGCAGATCAGTTTGAATGGGTTGGTTATCTGTCCACAACGGGCGTCTATGGCGACCACCAAGGTGATTGGGTCGATGAAAACACCCCCCTCACCCCGGCCACAAAAAGAGGCATCGCGCGGGTTGAGGCAGAGGCAGCATGGTCCTCTATTCCAGACCTGCCACTGCATATTTTCCGTCTGGTAAGCATCTATGGACCCGGACGCGGGCCTTTCTCGAAGGTACGCAATGGCACCGCGCGGCGGATCATCAAAAAGGGGCAGGTGTTCAGCCGCACGCATGTGGCCGATATTGCGCGTGTCCTTGCCGCCTCAATCAACAAGCCGAACCCCGGCGCGGCCTATAACGTCTGCGACAACGACCCGGCGCCGCCGGAGGATGTGATCGCCTATGCCGCCGAACTGTTGGGGCAACCGATCCCGGAAGCCGTCGATTTTGAAACGGCCGAAATGACCCCAATGGCCCGCAGCTTTTATGCTGAGAGCAAGAAGGTGCGCAACGACCGCATCAAGGATGAGTTGGGGGTCGAACTGCTGTACCCCGACTATAAATCAGGGCTTAAGGCGTTGCTGGCGCAGGAAATCGGCGCCTGA
- a CDS encoding Gfo/Idh/MocA family protein: protein MTPICLVGIGKIAVDQHVPAINGSDEWELAATVSRAGTVDGVPAYTDFDQMLNERPDVPVISLCLPPVPRYDYAAKAIAAGRHVMLEKPPGATLAEVDALAKMAKDAGVTLYTTWHSRMAKGVAPAKAWLADKSVTGAHITWKEDVRRWHPGQEWVFAPGGMGVFDPGSNALSIITEILLMPIHLRVADLYFPENRDTPIAAQLQWTENVTGDFDWRQEGPQNWDITVETTAGTLHLHDGGDRLIIAGKEIVAGNNREYPALYDRMAELVKNSASEVDVSPMIHVADALTLGKRITVDPFHF, encoded by the coding sequence ATGACGCCCATTTGTCTGGTAGGGATCGGCAAGATCGCGGTCGATCAGCACGTACCCGCGATCAACGGCAGCGATGAGTGGGAACTGGCCGCAACCGTCAGCAGGGCAGGCACGGTAGATGGCGTCCCCGCCTACACTGATTTTGATCAGATGCTGAACGAACGGCCGGATGTCCCTGTCATATCGCTCTGTCTGCCCCCGGTGCCGCGCTACGATTACGCGGCCAAAGCCATTGCGGCAGGTCGCCACGTGATGCTCGAAAAACCACCCGGTGCGACACTTGCAGAGGTCGATGCGCTGGCCAAAATGGCAAAAGATGCAGGCGTCACGCTCTACACCACATGGCATAGCCGCATGGCCAAAGGGGTTGCGCCCGCCAAAGCATGGCTTGCCGACAAAAGTGTTACTGGCGCGCATATCACTTGGAAGGAAGACGTGCGGCGCTGGCATCCGGGGCAGGAATGGGTTTTTGCGCCCGGCGGCATGGGGGTCTTTGATCCCGGCAGCAATGCCCTTTCGATCATCACTGAAATCCTGCTAATGCCGATCCATCTGCGCGTTGCAGACCTGTATTTCCCTGAAAACCGGGACACACCGATTGCAGCACAGCTGCAATGGACCGAGAATGTCACGGGTGACTTTGATTGGCGGCAAGAGGGGCCGCAGAACTGGGACATCACTGTGGAAACCACGGCGGGCACGCTACACCTGCACGACGGTGGTGACCGTTTGATCATCGCTGGCAAAGAGATCGTCGCTGGCAATAACCGCGAGTACCCCGCACTCTATGATCGTATGGCAGAACTGGTGAAAAATAGCGCATCAGAGGTGGACGTATCGCCAATGATCCATGTGGCCGACGCGCTCACGTTGGGCAAACGGATCACAGTCGACCCGTTCCATTTTTGA